From the genome of Geminocystis herdmanii PCC 6308, one region includes:
- a CDS encoding M1 family metallopeptidase: MNHLQHYFDAEEKKSFELPGAKPHYNPDRAGQVGHIALDLALDIDNQSFGGTCTITLTPVRSNIKQLNLDAVDLTISAVLVDNISQSFNYDGEILTINLSEATTDKDLKISIEYSKEKPQRGLYFIAPDEHYPNKPSQVWTQGEDEDSRYWFPCFDYPGQLATSEIKITVPSDYIAISNGELFKTEEKDGKKIYHWLQFQVHPTYLMTLAVGKFAEIEDKWQDIPVNYYVEKGKETEAKISMGKTPKMIEFFSQKYGYSYPYSKYAQVCVDDFIFGGMENTSTTILTDRCLLDEKASLDNRNTESLVAHELAHQWFGDLVVIKHWSHAWIKEGAASYAEVLWTEYEYGKDEGAYYLLGEARNYFQEDSSRYRRPIVTNVYREAIELYDRHLYEKGACVYHMIRGILGEELFDKFIHSFINKNAHKTVETIDLLRSIEESTGYNLSPLFDQYVFRGGHPDFNINYSWDSDSKLAIVKIKQTQAKEKDGKFIDLFDLKIPFAFGYLKEGEKPVLNTVSLKLNQLEQIFYFPLQEKPDFISFDVGNYHLKTVKLEYGFSELKNQLNHDPDVISRIYATMAIGKKGNLEAVKALEYALENERFWGVKVEIVKQLGKIKLNQAMEVLINHLNDTNPKVRKAIVEALTHHKNEASYNALKNIVINGDASYYVESSAINGLGKLTTGSLEDKEEEVITLLEEILTEKSGWNEVIRSSAITALSHLKTNEKAVDIIAKYTILGTPQPLRLTAIRSLGSIAKGQKSDKLTFILEKFESLMSDTFFLTQMSLIGGLGQIEDSQAIALLTNLADSTPDGRVKRRAEEAINGVRGKLGKDKTMKDLQQAMDKLKEENQDLQSRLAKLETTNN; encoded by the coding sequence ATGAATCATTTACAACACTATTTCGATGCAGAAGAAAAGAAAAGTTTTGAGTTACCCGGTGCTAAACCCCATTATAATCCCGATCGAGCAGGACAAGTAGGACATATCGCCCTTGATTTAGCTTTAGATATAGACAATCAAAGTTTCGGCGGTACTTGCACTATAACCCTAACTCCTGTTCGATCGAACATCAAACAATTAAATTTAGATGCAGTGGACTTGACTATTAGCGCCGTTTTAGTGGATAATATTAGTCAATCTTTTAATTATGATGGGGAAATCCTGACTATAAACCTATCAGAAGCCACAACCGATAAGGATTTAAAGATTTCGATCGAGTATAGCAAAGAAAAACCCCAACGAGGCTTATACTTTATCGCCCCCGATGAACATTACCCAAATAAACCCTCCCAAGTGTGGACACAAGGAGAAGACGAAGATTCGAGATACTGGTTTCCTTGTTTCGACTATCCGGGGCAATTGGCAACATCAGAAATAAAAATAACAGTACCCTCAGATTATATTGCTATCTCCAATGGCGAGTTATTTAAGACAGAAGAAAAAGACGGTAAAAAAATTTATCATTGGTTGCAATTCCAAGTGCATCCCACTTATTTAATGACGTTAGCAGTAGGAAAATTTGCGGAAATTGAGGATAAATGGCAAGACATCCCCGTTAATTATTATGTGGAAAAAGGCAAAGAAACCGAAGCTAAAATTAGCATGGGTAAAACTCCAAAAATGATTGAATTTTTCTCTCAAAAATACGGTTATTCTTACCCCTATTCTAAATATGCTCAAGTCTGTGTCGATGACTTTATTTTCGGCGGTATGGAAAATACTTCAACTACCATCCTAACCGATCGATGTCTCCTCGATGAAAAAGCCTCCCTTGATAACCGCAACACCGAGAGTTTAGTTGCTCACGAGTTGGCGCATCAATGGTTTGGGGATTTAGTGGTAATTAAACATTGGAGTCACGCATGGATTAAAGAGGGAGCGGCTTCCTATGCAGAAGTATTATGGACTGAATACGAATACGGTAAAGACGAGGGCGCTTATTATTTACTAGGGGAGGCAAGAAATTATTTTCAGGAGGATTCTTCCCGTTATCGCCGTCCTATTGTTACCAATGTTTACAGAGAAGCTATTGAATTGTACGATCGACATTTGTACGAAAAAGGTGCTTGTGTTTATCACATGATTAGGGGGATTTTGGGAGAGGAGTTATTTGATAAATTTATTCATAGTTTTATTAATAAAAATGCCCATAAAACTGTCGAAACTATTGATTTATTACGCTCGATCGAAGAATCAACAGGTTATAATTTAAGTCCTCTTTTTGATCAATATGTCTTTAGGGGAGGGCATCCAGATTTTAATATTAATTATAGTTGGGATAGTGATAGTAAGTTAGCCATAGTAAAGATTAAGCAAACTCAAGCTAAAGAAAAAGATGGTAAATTTATCGACTTATTCGATTTAAAAATACCCTTCGCTTTTGGTTATCTTAAAGAAGGAGAAAAGCCTGTTTTAAATACAGTTTCTCTCAAACTTAATCAACTGGAGCAAATTTTTTATTTTCCCTTACAAGAGAAGCCCGATTTTATCTCTTTTGATGTCGGTAATTATCACTTAAAAACTGTTAAATTAGAATACGGATTTAGTGAATTAAAAAATCAGTTAAATCATGATCCTGATGTGATTTCTCGCATTTATGCTACGATGGCTATTGGTAAAAAAGGTAACTTAGAAGCAGTAAAAGCCTTAGAGTATGCCCTTGAAAACGAGAGATTTTGGGGAGTAAAAGTCGAAATTGTCAAACAATTGGGCAAAATTAAGCTAAATCAGGCAATGGAAGTCTTAATTAACCACCTTAACGACACAAATCCTAAAGTCAGAAAAGCCATAGTGGAAGCCTTAACCCACCACAAAAACGAAGCCAGTTACAACGCTTTGAAAAATATCGTCATCAACGGTGATGCTAGTTACTATGTGGAGTCGTCTGCTATCAACGGTTTAGGGAAGTTAACCACTGGTAGCCTTGAAGATAAAGAAGAAGAAGTTATTACTCTCCTTGAGGAAATTTTAACAGAAAAAAGCGGTTGGAATGAGGTAATTCGATCGAGCGCTATTACCGCTTTAAGTCACCTCAAAACCAACGAAAAAGCCGTTGACATCATCGCTAAATATACCATTTTGGGTACTCCTCAACCCCTGCGCCTGACGGCAATTCGTAGCTTAGGCTCGATCGCTAAAGGACAAAAATCTGATAAACTAACCTTTATCCTCGAAAAATTCGAGTCTCTGATGTCAGATACCTTCTTTTTGACTCAAATGTCATTAATCGGCGGTTTAGGGCAAATAGAAGACTCTCAAGCTATCGCTCTATTAACAAATTTAGCGGATAGCACCCCTGATGGTAGAGTGAAAAGACGTGCCGAGGAGGCAATTAATGGAGTAAGAGGTAAACTAGGTAAAGATAAGACGATGAAAGACTTACAACAAGCTATGGATAAGTTAAAAGAGGAAAACCAAGACTTACAAAGCCGTCTCGCTAAATTAGAAACAACAAACAATTAA
- the bioD gene encoding dethiobiotin synthase, producing MNTLLIASTDTDAGKTIITTALRAYYQQYFPKVKTGLMKLLQTGIEGDAEFYQRFFDDVITPLRFDTPVAPPIAAALENRSIDLSIIWQNLLQLQKTCDLVFVEGLGGLGSPITNELTIADIAGTWRLDTILVVPVKLGSIAQTVANVALARHHKVKLKGIIFNCVNACSEEDINKWTPKELVESLTQVPVLGYFPYLETIDNLSDLALITSRHISISQ from the coding sequence ATGAACACTTTATTAATTGCTAGTACAGATACAGATGCAGGAAAAACCATCATTACCACAGCTTTAAGGGCGTATTATCAGCAGTATTTTCCCAAAGTGAAAACAGGGTTAATGAAGTTGTTACAAACTGGCATAGAAGGAGATGCAGAATTTTATCAACGGTTTTTTGATGATGTGATTACACCCTTACGGTTTGATACTCCCGTAGCGCCTCCCATTGCCGCCGCATTAGAAAACCGCTCGATCGATTTAAGCATTATCTGGCAAAATCTGTTACAATTACAAAAAACCTGTGATTTAGTCTTCGTAGAAGGTTTAGGCGGTTTAGGCTCTCCCATTACAAACGAGTTAACTATTGCCGACATCGCAGGTACTTGGCGTTTAGATACTATATTAGTCGTACCTGTGAAATTAGGTTCGATCGCCCAGACAGTGGCAAATGTAGCCTTAGCTCGACATCACAAAGTCAAATTAAAAGGGATTATTTTTAACTGTGTCAATGCCTGTAGTGAGGAAGATATAAATAAATGGACACCCAAAGAGTTAGTAGAATCCTTAACTCAAGTGCCAGTGTTAGGCTATTTCCCCTACTTAGAAACCATCGATAACCTTTCGGATTTAGCGCTTATCACCTCTCGACATATTTCCATCAGTCAGTAA
- the cynS gene encoding cyanase has translation MAIAQITQTLLSAKKAKGVTFAQLEEILGRDEVWIASVIYRQATADETEAKKLVEALGLSPEFAEELTIPPLKGSLDPIIPTDPLIYRFYEIMQVYGMPLKDVIQEKFGDGIMSAIDFTLDVDKVEDPKGDRVKVTMCGKFLPYKKW, from the coding sequence ATGGCGATCGCACAAATTACGCAAACTTTATTAAGTGCAAAAAAAGCAAAAGGAGTTACATTTGCCCAATTAGAAGAAATTTTAGGTAGAGATGAAGTTTGGATTGCTTCCGTCATCTACCGTCAAGCTACCGCTGATGAGACGGAAGCGAAAAAGTTAGTAGAGGCTTTAGGGTTATCCCCTGAGTTTGCTGAAGAATTAACTATACCCCCATTAAAAGGCTCTTTAGACCCGATAATTCCTACTGATCCTCTGATTTATCGTTTTTACGAAATTATGCAGGTTTATGGAATGCCTCTCAAGGATGTGATTCAAGAAAAATTTGGGGATGGTATCATGAGTGCCATCGATTTTACCCTAGATGTGGATAAAGTGGAAGACCCTAAGGGCGATCGAGTTAAAGTTACAATGTGTGGTAAGTTTTTACCTTATAAGAAGTGGTAA
- the gloB gene encoding hydroxyacylglutathione hydrolase gives MKIIRIPVLSDNYIFLLHDVNNNQVAVVDPAEAKPVLAEIEKLGADLVAIFNTHHHLDHVGGNKELLEHYPRAVVYGGVKDKGRIPRQEVFLQEGDTVEFAGRQANIYFVPGHTYAHIAYYFPPIEDSGWGELFCGDTLFAGGCGRLFEGTPTDMVNSLRKFRNLPDSTRVWCAHEYTLSNLKFAVTVDTNNPDLQKRYEQVKIDRTQDIPTIPSSIEIEKLTNPFLRWDNPKIKQAMGFDEPTRVFGRLRGMKDNFS, from the coding sequence ATGAAAATTATTAGGATTCCCGTATTAAGCGATAACTACATATTTCTCCTCCATGATGTTAATAATAATCAAGTCGCCGTAGTTGATCCTGCGGAAGCGAAACCAGTTTTAGCAGAAATAGAGAAATTAGGTGCGGATTTGGTGGCTATTTTTAATACTCACCATCATCTTGATCATGTGGGAGGTAATAAGGAATTATTAGAACATTATCCTCGTGCTGTTGTCTATGGGGGAGTAAAAGACAAAGGTAGAATTCCTCGTCAAGAAGTCTTTTTACAGGAGGGGGATACTGTAGAATTTGCAGGAAGACAGGCTAATATTTACTTTGTACCCGGTCATACTTACGCTCATATTGCTTACTATTTTCCACCGATAGAAGATTCAGGTTGGGGGGAGTTATTCTGCGGTGATACTTTATTTGCAGGGGGTTGCGGTAGATTGTTTGAAGGTACACCAACGGACATGGTAAACTCTTTAAGGAAGTTTCGTAATCTTCCTGATTCCACGAGGGTATGGTGTGCTCACGAATACACCCTCAGTAATTTAAAATTTGCGGTGACGGTGGATACCAATAACCCAGATTTACAAAAACGCTATGAACAGGTTAAGATCGATCGAACTCAAGATATTCCTACCATACCATCTTCGATCGAAATCGAGAAATTAACCAATCCTTTTTTACGGTGGGATAACCCCAAAATTAAACAGGCTATGGGTTTCGATGAACCTACTAGGGTTTTTGGGCGTTTAAGAGGCATGAAGGATAATTTTAGTTAA
- a CDS encoding DUF1800 domain-containing protein — translation MASLSSQQEIFHVSNRLTFGMTATDINDINQQGVNNFIQKQLNTKTTDLQKYLTAKISQYEGLKMTVAEIFKNYHFPYISPTNNLQGLSPEERKIWQQKRKQFVQNALNLKVDKSVTNSAQLNELMTDFWLNHFSIFIDKEPNLQRFITSNYETNAIQPYALGKFRDLLQSTAQHPSMIIYLDNNRNIVPNPKTKRGLNENYARELMELHTLGVDGGYTQEDVMSLTRILTGWGVINKNTPQNANGFYFHEKLHDYSDKKFLGHTIKGSGIEEVYQVLDILAYHPSTAHHICYKLAQFFVADNPPDSLVKKLAKSFLDSQGNIKIVLQNLFGSDEFWDVKYYANKFKTPYQYVISVMRMSNIKKSNFNPIIASLKDLEMRPYYCVTPDGYKNIQSAWLSPSAMMNRVRFATLVADSKMGNTSQINGEQLIPLIDNFLSKQTLNTVKSVDRKLQSALILGSPEMMYK, via the coding sequence ATGGCTTCTTTATCATCTCAACAAGAGATTTTTCACGTCAGTAATCGATTAACTTTTGGCATGACGGCAACAGATATTAATGACATTAATCAACAAGGTGTTAATAATTTTATTCAAAAACAATTAAATACTAAAACTACTGACTTACAAAAATATTTAACTGCAAAAATTAGTCAATATGAAGGTTTAAAAATGACAGTAGCAGAAATCTTTAAAAACTATCATTTTCCCTATATTTCACCAACAAATAACTTACAAGGTTTATCTCCTGAAGAAAGAAAAATATGGCAGCAAAAGAGAAAACAATTTGTACAAAATGCTCTAAATTTAAAAGTTGATAAATCGGTGACAAATTCTGCTCAATTAAACGAATTAATGACAGATTTTTGGTTAAATCATTTTAGTATTTTTATTGATAAAGAACCTAATCTTCAAAGATTTATTACCAGTAACTATGAAACAAATGCGATACAACCTTATGCTTTAGGCAAGTTTCGAGATTTATTACAGTCAACGGCACAACATCCATCGATGATCATATATTTGGATAATAACAGAAATATAGTTCCAAATCCAAAGACAAAAAGAGGATTAAATGAAAACTATGCCAGAGAATTAATGGAGTTGCACACTTTGGGCGTTGATGGTGGTTACACCCAAGAAGATGTTATGAGTTTAACCCGTATTTTAACAGGTTGGGGGGTGATCAATAAAAACACTCCTCAAAATGCCAATGGATTTTATTTTCATGAAAAATTACATGATTATAGTGATAAAAAATTTTTAGGTCATACCATCAAAGGTTCAGGTATAGAAGAAGTATATCAAGTATTAGATATTTTAGCTTATCATCCCTCTACTGCTCATCATATTTGTTATAAATTAGCTCAATTTTTTGTGGCGGATAATCCTCCTGATAGTCTGGTTAAAAAATTAGCAAAAAGTTTTCTCGATAGTCAAGGAAATATCAAAATTGTTCTGCAAAATTTATTTGGTAGTGATGAATTTTGGGATGTAAAATATTATGCAAATAAGTTTAAAACTCCTTATCAATATGTTATTTCTGTTATGAGAATGAGTAATATTAAAAAATCTAATTTTAATCCTATAATTGCTAGTTTAAAAGATTTAGAAATGCGTCCTTATTATTGTGTTACTCCCGATGGTTATAAAAATATTCAATCAGCGTGGTTAAGTCCTTCTGCTATGATGAATAGAGTTCGTTTTGCTACTTTAGTTGCTGATAGTAAAATGGGTAATACTTCTCAAATTAATGGTGAACAATTAATTCCTCTCATTGATAATTTTTTATCGAAGCAAACTCTTAATACCGTGAAAAGTGTCGATCGAAAGTTGCAATCGGCGTTAATTTTAGGCAGTCCAGAAATGATGTATAAATAA
- a CDS encoding DUF1501 domain-containing protein — MKRRKILQQMALFTGSLMIPVGVNGWVSQTLGKTLSSKKLIVIFLRGGVDGLSVVVPYQENEYYDNRPTIALPEPHEKNGVLDLDGYFGLNPVLKDLIPLWKKKELTFIHGCGLTTNTRSHFQAQYYMENGTPDKNITEGWMNRLLGILSEQNPTQAVNVGLTTPQILNGSIPVANLPRGQDSIQQQQIDRSGLNQYFDRLYSSEDAVSLAYQQGKKAREIFMKELEKDMMEASKNAPSSSQFVQEAKQMATLMKGQANTQLGFIDLGQWDTHVNQSTRLDRLLKPLGEGLATLVKELGNTYNDTTIVVMSEFGRTVKENGNKGTDHGRGNVMWIIGKNVKGGQFHGEWSTLQEKELFEGRDIDVTTDFREPISNILKTFNLSDQVISQIFPNFQSKNNLNFLQI; from the coding sequence ATGAAAAGAAGAAAAATTTTACAACAAATGGCGTTATTCACTGGTAGCTTGATGATTCCAGTGGGGGTAAATGGTTGGGTAAGTCAAACTTTAGGCAAAACCCTTTCATCAAAAAAATTAATTGTAATTTTCCTGCGAGGAGGCGTAGATGGTTTAAGTGTGGTTGTACCTTATCAAGAAAATGAGTACTACGACAATCGACCGACGATCGCACTTCCTGAACCCCATGAAAAAAATGGGGTGTTAGATTTAGATGGTTATTTTGGCTTAAATCCAGTCTTGAAAGATTTGATACCTCTATGGAAGAAAAAAGAACTTACCTTTATTCATGGTTGCGGATTAACTACTAACACTCGATCGCACTTTCAAGCGCAATATTACATGGAAAATGGTACTCCCGATAAAAATATTACAGAAGGTTGGATGAATCGTTTATTAGGGATATTATCAGAGCAAAATCCCACCCAAGCCGTGAATGTAGGATTAACTACCCCTCAAATCTTAAATGGTTCAATACCAGTAGCTAACTTGCCTAGAGGTCAAGATAGCATACAACAACAACAGATCGATCGATCGGGATTAAATCAGTATTTCGATCGACTTTATAGTAGTGAAGATGCGGTGAGTTTAGCCTATCAGCAAGGTAAAAAAGCTCGTGAAATATTTATGAAAGAATTAGAAAAAGACATGATGGAAGCATCAAAAAACGCCCCCTCTTCTTCTCAATTTGTACAAGAAGCCAAGCAAATGGCTACCTTAATGAAAGGACAAGCTAACACTCAATTAGGTTTCATCGATTTAGGACAATGGGACACCCATGTTAATCAATCTACCAGACTCGATCGATTATTGAAACCATTAGGAGAAGGATTAGCTACTTTAGTCAAAGAATTAGGAAACACTTATAATGATACAACTATTGTCGTCATGTCAGAATTTGGACGTACTGTCAAAGAAAACGGTAACAAAGGAACAGATCATGGTAGAGGTAATGTAATGTGGATTATCGGCAAAAATGTTAAAGGTGGACAATTTCATGGTGAATGGTCAACATTACAAGAAAAAGAATTATTTGAAGGTAGAGATATTGATGTTACGACAGATTTTCGTGAACCAATTAGTAATATACTAAAAACTTTTAACTTATCGGATCAAGTAATTAGTCAAATTTTTCCTAATTTTCAGTCCAAAAATAACTTAAATTTTCTGCAAATATAA
- a CDS encoding HEPN domain-containing protein yields MINEQRLLLEKAHRSLQGAQLLRDNALPELAVSRAYYAMFYIAEAFILDKGLSFSSHSAVIR; encoded by the coding sequence ATGATTAACGAGCAAAGATTACTTTTAGAAAAAGCACATCGTAGTTTACAGGGAGCGCAGTTATTGCGTGATAATGCTTTACCTGAGTTAGCCGTATCTCGTGCTTATTATGCAATGTTTTATATTGCTGAGGCTTTTATTTTGGACAAGGGCTTGAGTTTTTCGAGTCATTCTGCCGTGATTAGGTGA
- a CDS encoding nucleotidyltransferase domain-containing protein, with amino-acid sequence MKHYDLDKIIIKVKKWFSEHYGEDLESLILYGSQARGDACKYSDIDILVVLKRAFNYRQELGNTSEFISDISLEYDTVISRVFISQESFLDDNSLFLINVRQEGIIL; translated from the coding sequence ATGAAGCATTACGATTTAGATAAAATTATTATTAAAGTAAAAAAATGGTTTTCTGAACATTATGGAGAAGACTTAGAGAGTTTGATTCTTTACGGCTCTCAAGCGAGGGGAGATGCGTGTAAATATTCTGACATTGATATTTTAGTAGTTCTCAAGAGGGCTTTTAATTATCGCCAAGAATTGGGGAATACCAGTGAGTTTATTAGCGATATATCCCTTGAATATGACACGGTAATTTCTCGTGTTTTTATTTCTCAAGAATCTTTTTTAGATGACAATAGTCTTTTTCTGATTAATGTCAGGCAGGAAGGTATTATTTTATGA